From Halomarina salina, the proteins below share one genomic window:
- a CDS encoding fumarylacetoacetate hydrolase family protein, whose product MRYYQVGEEGASRLVLETDGDVYDLTAANSSVEAFGDLARAASIADTDIDEIASRLTDSAPTLSAETATDSLQTPVHADEVWAAGVTYHISEKARQEESTKPEMYLDVYEADRPEVFLKATPNRLVGPDDAVGIRNDSEWDVPEPELGVVLYKGDIVGYTVGNDMSSRSIEGENPLYLPQAKVYDRCCSIGPCVRSASSLDDPHDLEMWMTIQRDGETMYEDTTSTGEMVRTVHELVDCYTDHNAVPDLSVLLTGTALVPDEGFTLRDDDVVDIGIEDIGRLSNDVTTV is encoded by the coding sequence ATGCGCTACTACCAAGTCGGCGAGGAGGGAGCGTCTCGTCTCGTCCTGGAGACGGACGGCGATGTCTACGACCTGACCGCCGCGAACTCCAGCGTCGAGGCGTTCGGTGACCTCGCCCGCGCCGCGTCTATCGCCGACACCGACATCGACGAGATTGCGAGTCGCCTGACCGACTCCGCACCGACGCTGTCCGCCGAGACGGCGACCGACTCGCTGCAGACACCGGTCCACGCCGACGAGGTGTGGGCGGCGGGCGTCACCTACCACATCAGCGAGAAGGCCCGACAGGAGGAGAGCACGAAACCCGAGATGTACCTCGACGTCTACGAGGCCGACCGCCCGGAGGTGTTCCTGAAGGCGACGCCGAACCGCCTCGTCGGCCCCGACGACGCCGTCGGCATCCGGAACGACTCGGAGTGGGACGTCCCCGAACCGGAACTCGGCGTCGTCCTCTACAAGGGCGACATCGTCGGCTACACCGTCGGCAACGACATGAGCAGTCGCTCCATCGAGGGCGAGAACCCGCTGTACCTCCCGCAGGCGAAGGTGTACGACCGCTGTTGTTCCATCGGCCCCTGCGTCCGGTCGGCGTCGTCGCTCGACGACCCGCACGACCTGGAGATGTGGATGACCATCCAGCGCGACGGCGAGACGATGTACGAGGACACGACCAGCACCGGCGAGATGGTCCGGACGGTCCACGAACTCGTCGACTGCTACACCGACCACAACGCCGTCCCCGACCTCTCGGTGCTGCTCACCGGGACCGCCCTCGTCCCCGACGAGGGGTTCACCCTGCGCGACGACGACGTCGTCGACATCGGCATCGAGGACATCGGCCGGCTCTCGAACGACGTCACGACCGTCTGA
- a CDS encoding glycoside hydrolase family 43 protein, translating to MEYRNPVVPGCHPDPTVCRVGSTFYLATSSFEYFPGVPLYRSDDLVSWDRIGHCLTRDEQLDLTDTAASDGVYAPTLRHHDGTFFLVTTDVSGTGNFLVTADDPAGEWSDPISLDAPGFDPDLFVDGETAYLTYAHGSTLPETTIRQAEVDLDTGAVGEERELWQGIEGTFSEAPHLYERDGTYYLLTAEGGTHTNHMVVAARSDHPTGPFEGCPDNPVLSHRGHPMADVKATGHGDLVRAPDGSWWLVFLGVRQHGGHPGWHHLGRETFLAPVEWEDGWPVVDGGDPVTTTMQVESLPGDGSPPDAPAPARPTRTTFDGDSLDGAFEYRRNPDRSAYSLDDGDGLTLRGRTERLGQHGATFVGRRQAHFDCRTYVDLAFDPEPGEEAGLAAVMDERHRYEVGVTRSDGTTSVVVRRRIGNAAEVVAESPVSGDGDTWRLAVDATTDSYRFLSGADDPTELATLATRYLATEVSGSFTGVYLGMYATSGDDDPTPARFERFVYEPTGE from the coding sequence ATGGAGTACCGCAATCCGGTGGTCCCTGGCTGCCACCCGGACCCGACCGTCTGCCGGGTCGGTTCGACGTTCTACCTCGCGACGAGTTCCTTCGAGTACTTCCCGGGCGTCCCGCTCTACCGGAGCGATGACCTCGTCTCCTGGGACCGAATCGGTCACTGTCTGACCCGCGACGAACAGCTCGACCTCACCGACACTGCCGCTTCGGACGGCGTCTACGCGCCGACGCTCCGCCACCACGACGGGACGTTCTTCCTCGTCACGACCGACGTCTCGGGGACGGGGAACTTCCTCGTCACCGCCGACGACCCGGCGGGCGAGTGGTCGGACCCGATTTCGCTAGACGCGCCGGGGTTCGACCCGGACCTGTTCGTCGACGGCGAGACGGCCTACCTCACGTACGCCCACGGGTCGACGCTCCCCGAGACGACGATTCGGCAGGCAGAGGTGGACCTCGATACCGGCGCTGTCGGCGAGGAGCGAGAACTGTGGCAGGGTATCGAGGGGACGTTCAGCGAGGCACCACACCTCTACGAACGCGACGGTACCTACTACCTGCTCACCGCCGAGGGCGGGACCCACACGAACCACATGGTCGTCGCGGCCCGCAGCGACCACCCGACCGGTCCGTTCGAGGGCTGTCCCGACAACCCGGTGCTCTCCCATCGCGGCCACCCGATGGCGGACGTCAAGGCGACCGGCCACGGGGACCTGGTCCGAGCGCCCGACGGGTCGTGGTGGCTGGTGTTCCTCGGCGTCCGCCAGCACGGCGGCCACCCCGGCTGGCACCACCTCGGTCGCGAGACGTTCCTCGCCCCCGTCGAGTGGGAGGACGGCTGGCCGGTCGTCGACGGCGGTGACCCGGTGACCACGACGATGCAGGTCGAGTCGCTCCCCGGCGACGGGTCGCCCCCGGACGCGCCTGCCCCGGCGCGACCGACCCGGACGACGTTCGACGGCGACTCGCTCGACGGCGCGTTCGAGTACCGACGGAACCCGGACCGGTCGGCGTACTCGCTGGATGACGGGGACGGCCTGACGCTCCGTGGGCGGACCGAGCGACTCGGCCAGCACGGGGCGACGTTCGTCGGTCGGCGACAGGCCCACTTCGACTGCCGGACGTACGTGGACCTCGCGTTCGACCCCGAACCGGGCGAGGAGGCGGGTCTCGCGGCCGTGATGGACGAGCGCCACCGCTACGAGGTCGGGGTCACACGGAGCGACGGGACGACGAGCGTCGTCGTCCGCCGCAGAATCGGGAACGCCGCGGAGGTGGTCGCGGAGTCGCCCGTCAGCGGCGACGGCGACACCTGGCGACTCGCGGTCGACGCGACGACGGACAGCTACCGGTTCCTGTCCGGTGCCGACGACCCGACCGAACTGGCGACGCTCGCGACGCGGTATTTAGCGACGGAGGTGAGCGGAAGTTTCACCGGCGTCTACCTCGGGATGTACGCGACAAGCGGCGATGACGACCCGACGCCCGCCCGGTTCGAGCGGTTCGTCTACGAACCGACGGGCGAGTGA
- a CDS encoding HEAT repeat domain-containing protein: MTPDTSDPLDGVDPASVVAADVDDAELRAALSHSNPLVRQRGVEVCGALAEDDVDAVRRFLDDVAALTADEHAPVALRAGAVLDTVAERAPAVLDGRLGPLATAAGSDLVNVQSRAAGLFGRLVVEHPDLVAPHADGLVEAIRATEPDETVAAVDEFVSDSATRQTIREHEEAERQRRISARRTLVNVVVAVTEARPGSSLDIAGDLVTLLDDPDAAVTGGAVDALGELVAADPDAVAPVGDRLVDCLDHPATVVRARAVRALGRLGDDAAVSDLRRVASAEDDEDVRELAEATANYLAEEA, from the coding sequence ATGACCCCGGACACCTCGGACCCGCTCGACGGAGTCGATCCCGCGTCGGTCGTCGCGGCCGACGTCGACGACGCCGAACTGCGCGCTGCGCTCTCCCATTCGAACCCGCTCGTCCGGCAGCGGGGAGTCGAAGTCTGCGGGGCGCTCGCCGAGGACGACGTCGACGCCGTCCGTCGGTTCCTCGACGACGTCGCGGCGCTCACAGCGGACGAGCACGCCCCCGTCGCACTGCGGGCCGGCGCCGTCCTCGACACCGTCGCGGAGCGTGCTCCCGCGGTGCTCGACGGGCGACTCGGTCCCCTCGCGACCGCCGCCGGTTCGGACCTGGTGAACGTCCAGTCGCGGGCCGCGGGCCTGTTCGGCCGACTCGTCGTGGAGCACCCCGACCTGGTCGCCCCGCACGCTGACGGGCTCGTCGAGGCCATCCGCGCGACCGAACCCGACGAGACGGTGGCGGCGGTCGACGAGTTCGTGTCGGACTCGGCGACCCGCCAGACCATCCGTGAGCACGAGGAGGCCGAACGGCAGCGGCGAATCTCCGCGCGACGGACGCTGGTCAACGTCGTGGTCGCCGTCACGGAGGCCCGACCCGGCTCGTCGCTCGACATCGCGGGGGACCTCGTGACGCTACTGGACGACCCCGACGCGGCCGTCACGGGCGGCGCCGTCGACGCGCTCGGCGAACTCGTGGCGGCCGACCCCGACGCCGTCGCGCCGGTCGGAGACCGACTCGTCGACTGCCTCGACCATCCAGCGACGGTCGTCCGTGCGCGGGCCGTCAGGGCGCTCGGCCGTCTCGGGGACGATGCAGCCGTATCGGACCTGCGGCGCGTCGCGTCGGCAGAAGACGACGAGGACGTCAGAGAACTCGCGGAGGCGACCGCGAACTACCTGGCGGAGGAGGCCTGA
- a CDS encoding CRTAC1 family protein: protein MTGRTGRHTAIAALLALLVVAAGCMGASGAPDTSIDFRERTAASGLHYQTDGGAAGNGNDGVYVADYDRDGWQDVLAVGGEYPALFRNTGGEFERVAEFSTYGEAVKGALFVDYDGDGWEDLLLLRSHAEPVLLHNDEGQFSESGHDLGNLSYPMGATADDYDGDGDTDLLVYQSGDWATGKPEGYFSLYKYVEEDNGHPNVLYENTGDGFERVEDAGLSDAARWSLAASFVDLNGDRLPDVHVANDYNTDVVYVNQGDGTFAERVLQGNTSRNGMASEIADVNGDGAQDVFTTNIYLPLEEVEDEERYERLRLLFGYVLKSGRTKGNTLMLNDGTGNLSDAAVSYGVREGGWGWAASLTDLDNDGDRDLIHATQYVVQIDRDDPHYTYPMLFERDGDGFQNRDASAHNLTEHDGRGLVSLDYDRDGDRDVVVAPYDGEVTVYENVGAAANSVEFRVADDAGSTVYGAEVTVSTGSDSTVVQQTVQSDFLSQESRVSHLGVGGHESVDIAVTWPDGTERTFEDVDANQRVRITRDGVETVVDYGD from the coding sequence ATGACGGGGCGGACAGGTCGGCACACCGCCATCGCGGCGCTGCTCGCCCTCCTCGTCGTCGCCGCGGGCTGTATGGGTGCGAGCGGTGCCCCCGACACCAGCATCGACTTCCGCGAGCGGACCGCCGCCTCCGGCCTGCACTACCAGACCGACGGCGGGGCGGCGGGCAACGGCAACGACGGCGTCTACGTTGCCGACTACGACCGCGACGGCTGGCAGGACGTGCTGGCCGTCGGCGGCGAGTACCCGGCGCTGTTCCGGAACACCGGTGGCGAGTTCGAACGCGTCGCGGAGTTCTCGACCTACGGCGAGGCGGTGAAGGGCGCGCTGTTCGTCGACTACGACGGCGACGGCTGGGAGGACCTGCTGTTGCTCCGGTCGCACGCCGAACCGGTGCTCCTGCACAACGACGAGGGGCAGTTCTCCGAGTCGGGCCACGACCTCGGGAACCTGAGCTACCCGATGGGGGCGACGGCCGACGACTACGACGGGGACGGCGACACCGACCTGCTCGTCTACCAGTCGGGTGACTGGGCGACCGGGAAGCCGGAGGGGTACTTCAGCCTCTACAAGTACGTCGAGGAGGACAACGGCCACCCGAACGTCCTCTACGAGAACACCGGCGACGGGTTCGAGCGCGTCGAGGACGCCGGACTGAGCGACGCCGCGCGGTGGAGCCTCGCCGCGAGTTTCGTCGACCTGAACGGCGACCGCCTGCCCGACGTCCACGTCGCGAACGACTACAACACCGACGTCGTCTACGTCAACCAGGGCGACGGCACCTTCGCGGAGCGCGTCCTGCAGGGCAACACCTCGCGCAACGGGATGGCCTCCGAGATAGCGGACGTGAACGGCGACGGCGCACAGGACGTGTTCACGACGAACATCTACCTCCCGCTGGAGGAGGTCGAGGACGAGGAGCGCTATGAGCGACTCAGACTTCTGTTCGGCTACGTCCTCAAGTCCGGCCGGACGAAGGGCAACACCCTGATGCTCAACGACGGGACGGGCAACCTCAGCGACGCCGCGGTGTCCTACGGCGTCCGAGAGGGTGGCTGGGGCTGGGCGGCGAGCCTGACCGACCTCGACAACGACGGCGACCGCGACCTCATCCACGCCACCCAGTACGTCGTCCAGATCGACCGCGACGACCCCCACTACACCTACCCGATGCTGTTCGAACGCGACGGCGACGGCTTCCAGAACCGCGACGCCTCGGCGCACAACCTGACCGAGCACGACGGTCGGGGCCTCGTCTCGCTCGACTACGACCGCGACGGCGACCGGGACGTCGTCGTCGCCCCGTACGACGGCGAGGTGACCGTCTACGAGAACGTCGGTGCGGCCGCCAACAGCGTCGAGTTCCGCGTCGCGGACGACGCCGGGTCGACAGTCTACGGTGCTGAGGTGACCGTCTCCACCGGGAGCGACTCGACGGTCGTCCAGCAGACGGTCCAGTCTGACTTCCTCTCACAGGAGAGCCGCGTCTCGCACCTCGGCGTCGGCGGCCACGAGTCGGTCGATATCGCCGTGACGTGGCCCGACGGCACCGAACGGACCTTCGAGGACGTGGACGCGAACCAGCGCGTCCGCATCACCAGAGACGGCGTCGAGACGGTCGTCGACTACGGCGACTGA
- a CDS encoding endo-1,4-beta-xylanase: MSNQDSLREVADGRAFDLGTAVDAAALRDDVSYRDTVRTEFNALTPENALKMGPLRPSLNTYDFTDADALVNFARANDMTVRGHTLVWHNQTPEWFQPWDYTDDQLRRFLREHVQTVVGRYRRSVGTWDVVNEAVADDGTMRETVWYDAMGEQYLDRAFEWANEVNPDADLYYNDYGADAVNEKSDAVYDLVERLLDRGVPLDGVGLQLHALGEWPDPDSVAENVRRFQALGLDVQVTEMDVAFPAGEEPDDALERQAEFYGDVLDACLDTGVDTLVTWGVDDARSWIRSFRDFSERYTGDPLLFDERNRPKPAYRAVREALST, encoded by the coding sequence ATGTCGAACCAGGATTCACTCCGCGAGGTAGCCGACGGTCGCGCGTTCGACCTCGGAACGGCCGTCGACGCGGCAGCGCTTCGCGACGACGTGAGCTACCGGGACACCGTACGAACCGAGTTCAACGCGCTCACCCCCGAGAACGCGCTGAAGATGGGGCCGCTCCGACCCTCACTGAACACCTACGACTTCACCGACGCGGACGCTCTCGTGAACTTCGCGCGGGCCAACGACATGACCGTCCGCGGTCACACGCTCGTCTGGCACAACCAGACGCCCGAGTGGTTCCAGCCGTGGGATTACACCGACGACCAGCTCCGACGGTTCCTGCGCGAGCACGTCCAGACGGTCGTCGGCCGGTACCGGCGGAGCGTCGGGACGTGGGACGTCGTCAACGAGGCCGTCGCCGACGACGGGACGATGCGCGAGACGGTCTGGTACGACGCGATGGGCGAACAGTACCTCGACCGGGCGTTCGAGTGGGCGAACGAGGTGAACCCCGACGCCGACCTCTACTACAACGACTACGGCGCGGACGCGGTCAACGAGAAGTCCGACGCCGTCTACGACCTCGTCGAACGACTCCTCGACCGGGGCGTCCCCCTCGACGGCGTGGGGCTCCAGTTGCACGCGCTGGGGGAGTGGCCCGACCCCGACTCCGTCGCCGAGAACGTCCGACGGTTCCAGGCCCTCGGCCTCGACGTGCAGGTGACCGAGATGGACGTCGCCTTCCCCGCCGGCGAGGAACCCGACGACGCCCTCGAACGGCAGGCCGAGTTCTACGGAGACGTCCTCGACGCGTGTCTCGACACGGGCGTCGATACACTCGTGACGTGGGGCGTCGACGACGCGCGCTCGTGGATTCGGAGCTTCAGGGACTTCTCCGAGCGCTACACCGGCGACCCGCTACTGTTCGACGAGCGCAATCGTCCGAAACCCGCCTACCGCGCGGTCAGAGAGGCGCTCTCGACGTAG
- a CDS encoding DUF7405 family protein yields MTSDDARGLSRRSLVKAALAIGGASALAACQEAERSTDEGTPDPPEYPRGVEERSELPDRQHAWDDYLVRSVHGTVTQSQHQLLLGLSYEGSVPPTDDERTQVEDALRVLERAFQWGSGLDTSGSVNNGLLFMLGYAPRYLDRVGVEVPTELQRPETVLSELGEDTAMAADFDALLLLDSDYASILLAAEQALFAEQEELNGVAVDARLTGVFEVTERRTGVLGKGRPAQEIDDPNIPEDAPLSMGFRAGFDNSLPPEDTATLTEGPFAGGTTLAVSRVKTKLDDWYDQPHEQRLKEMYCPAHDTEQVGDIGDALGNHSGITEENVEDLEALAEEHGIVGHAQKVASARDENFQTQILRRSEGVATDDVDGSTFNFSSIQTDTRKFVEVRRAMDVDQYDVDVPADRHGIVDYLGTRSRSTFLVPSRADRALPSER; encoded by the coding sequence ATGACCTCCGACGACGCCCGGGGACTCTCACGGCGGTCACTGGTGAAGGCCGCGCTCGCTATCGGTGGGGCGAGCGCGCTGGCCGCCTGCCAGGAGGCCGAGCGCTCGACCGACGAGGGGACGCCCGACCCGCCCGAGTACCCGAGGGGAGTCGAGGAGCGATCCGAACTCCCCGACCGCCAGCACGCCTGGGACGACTACCTGGTGCGCAGCGTCCACGGGACGGTGACGCAGAGCCAGCACCAGTTGCTCCTCGGCCTCTCCTACGAGGGGTCGGTGCCGCCGACGGACGACGAACGCACGCAGGTCGAGGACGCGCTCCGGGTCCTCGAACGCGCCTTCCAGTGGGGGAGCGGCCTCGACACAAGCGGGAGTGTCAACAACGGACTGCTGTTCATGCTCGGCTACGCGCCGCGCTACCTCGACCGGGTCGGCGTCGAGGTGCCGACCGAACTCCAGCGACCGGAGACCGTCCTGTCGGAACTCGGCGAGGACACCGCGATGGCCGCCGACTTCGACGCCCTCCTGCTGCTCGACAGCGACTACGCCTCCATCCTGCTCGCCGCCGAACAAGCGCTGTTCGCGGAGCAGGAGGAACTCAACGGCGTCGCCGTCGACGCCCGCCTGACGGGCGTGTTCGAGGTGACCGAGCGCCGGACGGGCGTCCTCGGGAAGGGCCGGCCTGCCCAGGAGATAGACGACCCGAACATCCCCGAGGACGCGCCGCTGTCGATGGGGTTCCGGGCGGGGTTCGACAACAGCCTCCCGCCGGAGGACACGGCGACGCTCACCGAGGGGCCGTTCGCGGGCGGCACGACGCTGGCCGTCTCGCGCGTGAAGACGAAGCTCGACGACTGGTACGACCAGCCCCACGAGCAGCGACTGAAGGAGATGTACTGCCCCGCCCACGACACCGAACAGGTCGGCGACATCGGCGACGCGCTCGGCAACCACAGCGGCATCACGGAGGAGAACGTCGAGGACCTGGAGGCGCTGGCGGAGGAACACGGCATCGTCGGCCACGCCCAGAAGGTCGCCTCGGCTCGCGACGAGAACTTCCAGACCCAGATCCTCCGGCGCTCGGAGGGCGTCGCCACCGACGACGTGGACGGCTCGACGTTCAACTTCTCCTCCATCCAGACGGACACCCGCAAGTTCGTCGAGGTGCGCCGCGCGATGGACGTCGACCAGTACGACGTCGACGTCCCCGCCGACCGCCACGGCATCGTCGACTACCTCGGGACGCGCTCGCGGAGCACGTTCCTGGTTCCCTCGCGCGCCGACCGCGCCCTCCCGAGCGAGCGATGA
- a CDS encoding endo-1,4-beta-xylanase: MSEKPTSRQYRRRTYLQTLAALGVGAAGTSAVATAQSSSDDASGDAYHRTLRSDLTGRGGNKTLPPGQYVYGETEAATMDAFSVVGDATATTTAVEDDAVPITTATRIEVEDAHGRPGAVSYRGPVEDHSFSAGDVLLGVAYLRSDSRKAQVEARFGYDTSTQEEDGGSAKDHDGGSPDNAVQRSALVEPGDTWMRYFFPIEVGEAPGSDATPVFEFLLGSCEQTVEVAGVALIDYSDAETVPTLGTLPPYDYEGRAEDAEWREAAEERIDEIRKTDVEVTVVDSDGEPVPHAYVDVAMTEHAFDFGSAVAVPRVTGDSEDDETYREVFLEEFNKAVVENGMKWPAWEGVWDISNEATRETLGWLDDHDVPTRGHYLLWEEYGTDGGGGMNVDSGLPADEVRQTITEKIANHGERFDGQVTEWDMHNHPIWQSAFRDDEALGWDAVAEWWAAADDATDAELYTNEMGAIGGTWQQDPYYQFVQRLVEEDYPIDGIGFMGHHQQQWGQLLDVDELLAGLDRFGAFDLPLLVTEFDIEIISRRNAQDVDVQRDYTRDFLTAVFSHEAVEGVLSWGFWAGDHWRPTGAYYDEDWTLRPNGEQYLDLVFDEWWTEEVGRTGRDGTFSTRGFEGDYHLVASDGHRVGHAEATFDDENGTVEVELRPLSEVATDVDGDGRTEDVDGDGDVDNRDAGLFFKNLRSDDVQEHPEQFDFDGDGDLDFRDVVALFREAN, encoded by the coding sequence ATGTCCGAGAAGCCCACCAGTCGACAGTACAGACGCCGGACCTACCTGCAGACCCTCGCGGCGCTGGGCGTCGGGGCGGCCGGGACGTCGGCCGTCGCGACCGCACAGTCCTCGTCCGACGACGCCTCCGGCGACGCCTACCACCGGACGCTCCGGAGCGACCTGACCGGCCGCGGCGGGAACAAGACGCTCCCGCCGGGGCAGTACGTCTACGGGGAGACCGAGGCGGCGACGATGGACGCCTTCTCCGTCGTCGGCGACGCGACGGCCACGACCACGGCCGTCGAGGACGACGCGGTCCCCATCACGACGGCGACCCGAATCGAGGTCGAGGACGCCCACGGCAGGCCGGGGGCCGTCTCGTACCGGGGTCCCGTCGAGGACCACTCGTTCAGCGCCGGGGACGTCCTCCTCGGCGTCGCCTACCTGCGGAGCGACAGCCGGAAGGCGCAGGTAGAGGCGAGGTTCGGTTACGACACCTCGACCCAAGAGGAGGACGGCGGGTCGGCGAAGGACCACGACGGCGGGTCGCCTGACAACGCCGTCCAGCGCTCCGCGCTCGTCGAACCGGGCGACACGTGGATGCGCTACTTCTTCCCCATAGAGGTCGGCGAGGCCCCCGGCTCGGACGCGACGCCTGTCTTCGAGTTCCTGCTCGGTTCCTGCGAGCAGACCGTCGAGGTCGCTGGCGTCGCGCTCATCGACTACAGCGACGCCGAGACGGTCCCCACGCTCGGGACGCTTCCGCCCTACGACTACGAGGGACGCGCGGAGGACGCCGAGTGGCGCGAAGCGGCCGAGGAGCGCATCGACGAGATCCGGAAGACGGACGTCGAGGTGACCGTCGTCGACAGTGATGGCGAGCCGGTTCCCCACGCATACGTCGACGTCGCCATGACCGAACACGCCTTCGACTTCGGGAGTGCGGTCGCCGTCCCGCGCGTCACCGGCGACAGCGAGGACGACGAGACGTACCGCGAGGTGTTCCTGGAGGAGTTCAACAAGGCCGTCGTCGAGAACGGGATGAAGTGGCCCGCCTGGGAGGGCGTCTGGGACATCTCGAACGAGGCGACCCGCGAGACGCTCGGCTGGCTCGACGACCACGACGTCCCGACGCGGGGCCACTACCTCCTCTGGGAGGAGTACGGCACCGACGGCGGTGGTGGGATGAACGTCGACTCGGGCCTCCCGGCCGACGAGGTCCGACAGACCATCACGGAGAAGATAGCGAACCACGGCGAACGGTTCGACGGACAGGTGACCGAGTGGGACATGCACAACCACCCCATCTGGCAGTCCGCCTTCCGCGACGACGAGGCGCTCGGCTGGGACGCCGTCGCCGAGTGGTGGGCGGCGGCCGACGACGCCACCGACGCCGAACTGTACACCAACGAGATGGGGGCCATCGGCGGGACCTGGCAGCAGGACCCGTACTACCAGTTCGTCCAGCGACTGGTCGAGGAGGACTACCCGATCGACGGTATCGGGTTCATGGGCCATCACCAGCAGCAGTGGGGCCAGCTGCTCGACGTGGACGAGTTACTGGCGGGACTCGACCGGTTCGGTGCGTTCGACCTCCCGTTGCTCGTCACCGAGTTCGACATCGAGATCATCAGTCGCCGGAACGCACAGGACGTCGACGTCCAGCGCGACTACACTCGGGACTTCCTGACGGCCGTGTTCAGCCACGAGGCCGTCGAGGGCGTCCTCTCGTGGGGGTTCTGGGCGGGCGACCACTGGCGACCGACCGGGGCGTACTACGACGAGGACTGGACGCTCCGACCGAACGGGGAGCAGTACCTCGACCTGGTGTTCGACGAGTGGTGGACCGAGGAGGTCGGCCGGACCGGACGAGACGGGACGTTCTCGACGCGCGGCTTCGAGGGCGACTACCACCTCGTCGCCAGCGACGGCCACCGCGTCGGGCACGCCGAGGCCACCTTCGACGACGAGAACGGGACCGTCGAGGTCGAACTCCGCCCGCTCTCCGAGGTGGCGACCGACGTGGACGGCGACGGCCGCACGGAGGACGTCGACGGCGACGGCGACGTCGACAACAGGGACGCCGGACTGTTCTTCAAGAACCTCCGCTCGGACGACGTGCAGGAGCACCCGGAGCAGTTCGACTTCGACGGCGACGGCGACCTCGACTTCCGGGACGTGGTCGCACTGTTCCGGGAGGCGAACTGA